DNA from Fibrobacter sp.:
CTTGTCCAAAACGAAGTCGGATATCAGAAGACCTTTTTCGTCCCAATTTTTTAGCGATACTGCTTTTGAATTTTTCCATTTAGATTCCGAGCGCTTTTTCCCACTTTCGTAGTATTGGATCTCGGTCCCTTCAATATATTTTGCTTTATTGTCTGTTTTACCTTTAAAATCGAGTGATAATTTCTTGGGCTTGTAGTATACTTTAAAATGGGAGTTTATATTGAAGTCATGGGATATAGCCTCATTTTCGGGAAAATATTTTTTCCAAATCACTAATTGGTCTAAAAGATATTCTTCATGTGAAATTTTTTTTCCTGTAGAATCAAAATTGTCGACAGAAACCTTTTTAAATTTTCCTGTACTTGGGTCAACCCCCTCTTTTTTTTCTTTATAAATTAAAATATTTCCTTGATATGTCTTTTTCGTGCAGAAGCCAGTGCACTCATATTCTTCTTTGTCATAAATAATGTCGCCAACATACTCCATATGCTCCGTTGGTGAAATTTCTGTTATCAAGTGTTTCATTCGTTGAAAATCCATTTTTAGGACACCTGTAGAATCCCAGTATTTCATTGTTGTTTTTACGCCATTTTTGAAGATGGTTTCCCCTTGAAGTGTTCCGTTTTCATACCAATTTTTTTCTGTTCCTTCAAGAAGATTTGCAACGCCATTAATTGATTCTATCACACCGATGCTTTCAAATGTTAATTGCCCATTTTCATAATAATTGCGTTGGTAACTAGAGTAATCTGTTTCCAATTTAGGCTTGCCGTTTTCATACCATATGGTCGTTTTGACTATTTTACCATCTTCGTAGGTTGATTCAATTGCAAGGTTCCCGTTAGGGTAGAATGATTTCCAAATACCCTTCTTTTTCGTCAATTCAGCATCGTTTGCGAATTCTCCTTGAAAAAACTCACGCAGCGTGCCATCATCGTAAAATAATTTGAAATAATTTGGATAATCAAAATCGAATAGGACGATGTTGTTCTCATTGCGTGTAATTGTTTTTGTTGGTTTGCCGTTGAAATAGAAACTTTCTTCTTTGGTTACTCCATTTTCAAAAAATTCAGATATGTGGCATTCTCCAGAGCAAGTTGTTTCCATCCTGATTAAAGAGTAGTTGACATTTCCTGTTGCGAATGTTGCCGTTTTTCCGTCGGGGAAAAGTTCATTGACTATGCTATCTTTCTTAAATTCAAAAACAGTTTGGCCCCCTTGGATCAAGTGCCGTTCAATGAGTTCGTTGTCTATGAAAACCATGGTTTCTGGAAAAGGATTCGTTATATTCACTTTGAAATTAGAAAGGTTGCTATAACGTTCGTATTCAACTGTTGCCGCTTTGGAGGCACCTGTGGTATCGGTTGCTTTTTTTTTGTAGATAGTCGTGATTTTTCCATTGGTGGTGGTAATAGAAACTGCGGCATCTGGGTCGCCGAGAATCAAGTTGTATATGTAGATGGACACAGGGTAAGGTAGTGCCGTCTTGATTCTATAAGGGTCCCAGCTGCTGCCATCGGTTGTTTCAATGTATGCGGAGTCAATAATTGTTCCGTGTGAAAAAATGTATTCCATTCCGGATTTTCCGCCATTTACGTAGTATGAGGAACGAATGACTTCTCCGTCTAAGTACTCTCGCTCTTCTCCATTTCTAAATCCTCCTACTATTTCGGCTTCTACCCAATGCCCATCGTTGTTTTCCGTTCGTCCAATGTAGTCGCAGTTTTTGCATGCATCGCCATTCAAGAAATGTCTGGTGTCGCTAGCGGTGGGAATGGTATTGTGCTTGTCTTCATTTTTTACCGTAACACCAAGTACTTTGATATTTTTTGAATTGTCGTTGGACTTTACTTTGACTCCAGGAACATCTACAGAAACATTGGAATTTGATTGATTGCTCGAATTAAAAAAAATCGTGTTGCTTGTCCCGGAACATGATGTGAGGAAGGCGATACACGCGATAAGAGCTAGTGTTGTGAAAATGTTCATAATTTCTCCCACTTCTTTATTTCGAAAAATACATAAAAAAAGGAGAAAAGGGATTTTTATAGAAAAAAAACTTAATTTCGCTATCCGCAAAGTTTGAATTTCTATATTTATCCCGTATGATTATCCATTCCTTCTACATGGGCTTCCAGTGATTAGTGGTTTAGACCTGTAATTTTCCTAACCACTAACGGCCTTCGGCCCACCAACCACTAACCACTTAATTAAAAACATGCAATTCCGTCCTGTAAAAGAACAGCTTGAAATTTTGATGCGCGGCGTTATCGATGTTGTGCCGCAAGAAGAACTCGAAAAGAAACTCCAGAAGTCCTACGATACCGGAGTTCCGCTCCGTATCAAGATGGGCGTGGACCCGACCGCCCCGGACGTTCACTTCGGCCATACGGTGGTGATGCGCAAGCTCCGCCAGTTCCAGGATTTGGGCCATACCGTAGTGCTTATCGTGGGTGACTACACTGCCCAGATTGGTGACCCCAGCGGCCGCAACAAGGCCCGTCCGCGTCTCACGCACGAACAGGTGCTCGAGAACGCGAAGGAATACCAGGAACAGTTCTTCAAGGTCGTCCGCCGCGACCAGGTGGAAATCCACTACAACGGCGAATGGTTCTCTAAGCTCCCGTTCAGCAAGGTGACCGAACTCATGGGCCAGTTCACTGTAGCCCAGATGCTCGAGCGCGAGGACTTCCACAACCGCTACACGGCCAATACGCCCATCAGCCTGCACGAATTCATGTACCCCATGATGCAGGGCTACGATTCCGTAGCCATCAAGAGCGACGTGGAATTGGGCGGCACCGACCAGAAGTTCAACGTGCTCCGCGGTCGCGACTTGCAGATTTTTGAAGGCATGGAACCGCAGATCGGCCTCTTCATGCCGATTTTGCTCGGTACCGACGGCAAGGTCAAGATGAGCAAGTCCATCGGCAACTACGTGGGACTGAACGAGCCCGCCGACGTGATGTACCACAAGATTTACAGTCTCGCCGACAGCATCGTCGAGAACTGGTTTGAACTCCTCACGAACATTCCGCTTGCAGAAATCAAGCAGATGATGGCCGACATCGCCGCGGGCAAGATGAACCCGAACGATGCGAAGCACCGTCTCGCCATCGACATCGTGACGCAGTACTACGGCGCAGAAGCCGCCGGGGCCGCCGCTGCCAAGGAACGCGAAATCCACAGCGGTAACGCTATTCCGAGCGATGCTGCCGAATGCAGCGTGGCGGCCGGCACCTATGGTGCCCTGGACCTGCTCGTAGAAATCAAGGCCTTTGCAAGCAAAGGCGAAGCCCGTCGCATGGTCCAGAACGGCGGCATAAAAATTGACGGTGAAAAGCTTGCCGATCCGCAGTCCCAGATTGAAATCAAGGGTGCAGACCAGCTGGTTGTCCAGGTGGGCAAGCGTAAATTTTACAAGGTGAACTTCTAGGTTTATTATGGCTCAAGAAATCCTTATTCTCGGTCTCAACCCTGCTTGGCAGCGCCTGTTCTTCTTGGACAAGTTTACTCCGGGCGAAGTCCATCGCATCCCGAAGGTCGAAGAGTATGCTTCTGGAAAGGGCGTCAACTGCGGGCGTGTCTTGCAGCGTTTGGGCGGAATTCCTTTGCTGATGCATTTCTTGGGCGCCGAGAATGGCTCAAGGATTTTTGACGAATTGTCTGCTTGCGGTATTCAGCAGGCCCCTGTCTGGATTAAGGAACCGACCCGCATTTGCACCACAATCGTAAGTGGCGGAAGCACGACCGAACTGATTGAGCCGTCTCCGGTCTTGACAGGCAATGAGAATGAGGATTTTCTTCAGACATTGAACGAACACTGGACATCTACCCAATGTGTCGCTCTATGCGGGTCTTTCCCGCAAGCCTTTGACCTGGAGAAGATAAATTCCCTGGACTTCACGGGCAAGCGAGTGTTTATCGATGCCATCGAAGGTATCGACACCTGGCTTTCGAAGGGCGTTGAACTTTTGAAAATCAACATGCAGGAATACTGCAAACTTTTGACCCGTCTTGGAATCCCGCAGGTCACCTCCAGCCCCCAGTTCTGGAAAATGACGGCCACCGCCGTACTGGAACGCCTTCCTATCAAGAACCTGGTGGTGACCGATGGCGATTCTCCGGTTCGCGCCTTCCGTTTTGTAGAAAAGAAGTTCCAGGGAATGCAACTGCAACCGCCTACTATCACCATGAAAAACAATATTGGCGCAGGCGATTCATCTTTGCTGGCTGGCTCTATGCCGATGGCGAAGGTATGAGCTTTGAGGAGTGCTTGATCAAGGCTACGGCAGTGGCCGTTTCTCGCTGTGAGGTGGACAAGCCTTGGGATTTGGATCTTGCCCGTGTAAGCGAACTGGAAGCGAAATTCAAGGACGCTATCGAAAAGTTGGAATAAAATCTTCGGAGGCGTTATGGCAAAAACCCTGATTGTCTTTGCGTCTAAGCAAGAATTCCAGTTTTTTTTCAAGAACATTTCGTCGGTGGTGGCATCCTCCACGCCGGCAATGGTCAATCCCTCTGTAGACGTTGCAATAGCTGGAGTGGGAATCGTAGATTTCTCGGCGAATTTGGCGCGTTTTTTAAGTCTAAAGAAATACGATAGGGCTTTTTTGCTCGGTATTTGTGGAGCTTACCCGAAGAGCGGTCTTCAGGTGGGGTGTGTTGTCCGTATCGATACCGAAGTCGTTGCCGATATGGGGGCTCAGAGCAGGGAGGGGCATTTTATCCCATGGGGAACCCTGGTGTCAAAAGAGACCCGTTATAGTGGGGCCTCTATCCGTGATTTGCCGTTGTGCCTTTTGGATGCTCCTGGGGTTGCCGGGGGAACAGTCAACTGCTGCACGGGAACCCAATACTTGGGCAATCGTCGGGAAACCCTTTTCCAGATTCAGGTGGAAAACATGGAAGGGGCAGCTTTTTTTGCCGTATGTAAAAATTTTGGCGTGCCCGGCTATCAGTTCCGTGCCGTAAGCAACATGGCCTCTGACCGTGACGAATCCTCCTGGGATATTCCTCGTGCACTTTCCGCTTTGAAACAATCCGTTCTTGATCAACTTTTCTAATTCGGAATCGTTCTCTAAAAAAAAACTAATTCCGAAATCCGAAATCCGAATTCCTAATTCCTAATTAATCTCACACCTCACACCCCACACCCCAATGCGTCTCTCTCTCGGCATCTCTACCTGTCCAAACGACACCTTCATCTACGAAAACCTCATCGCAGGCCTAAAAGATTCCCCCTTTGAATGGGATGTCCATTACGCCGATGTTCAGACCTTGAACGAAATGGTCATGGCGGGCAAACTGGACGTGGCAAAAGTCAGCGCCCAGATTTACCCCCAGGTTCGCGAGAATTACCGGGGGCTTGGCTGTGGCGGTGCCATCGGTTATGGTTGCGGACCGCTCCTGCTGTCAAGCAAGGGGGACGAATTTGACCCCAATGGCGAAACCACGCTGCCCGGAAAAAACACAACGGCTGCCCTTTTGTTCAAATTTTGGTACCAGAAAAACTTCGGTGGTGCGCCCCGTCTCCGCTACGCCTTTTTTGATGAAGTGTACCGCGGGCTACTTGCGGGTTCGGTAGCTCAGGGCGTGACTATCCATGAACACCGTTTCACCTGGAAGCGGGACGGCCTTTATCTGTTACAGGATTTGGGTGCTTATTGGGAGCAGGAAACGGGTACTCCGATTCCTCTGGGAATAGCGGTTGCTCGAAAAGATTTTTCGAATGAAGTAATAGAGGGCGTTGAATCGGAAATTCGAAAGAGTCTAAAAATGGCATGGACGAGGGCTGAAATGGTAACCCCGTTCATTCAAGAAAAGGCCCAAATTGAAGAAAAAAATGTTATAGAATCTCACATAAAAATGTTTGTAAATGACTTTTCTGAGGCAATTGGCGAAAAAGGGAAAGCCGCCTTGGAACGATTGTGGATGTTGTCAAGTTGTTGATAAAGTGTTTATAAGTAAAAAAATCTTGTAATAATTCGTTAATGTATCTTTAAATTTACAAAATGGCGATTTTTTAGCAAAAACTTTATTTATTTTCCGTAAAGCATCTTTTTTATGGGAGTTCTATTATGAGCTTAGTAAACGACCTTGAACTGGAAGTCGAAAACTTCAAGCGCGAGTACGAAAAGTTCGAGCGCGGTAACAAGTCCGCCGGCACCCGTGCCCGCAAAGTCCTGCAGGACATCAAGAAGACCTGCCAGGAGATTCGCGTGTCCATCCAGGGGGCGAAGAAGGAGGACGTGAAGGAGTCTCAGACTCCTGAATCGTAATTTTTGCTTTGCATAAGGCTGACTTTGATTCCTTTTTTTGCGAAAAATGCCGTTTTTTCGCAGAATTGGTTTGACTAAACTCGATTTTTGAGGTATATTCCCACTTGAGTTTGATTTTGTCAGTCTTGGCAAATGATAAAGCTAAACGAATTTATGTGTTCTATGATTGGAGAAACGTAGCAGTATGACCCTAAAGAAACTGGTCTTAGTAACGGCCGGGGCGATGCTTCTTTCTGGAACCGCCATGGCAAAGAATATCAACGTGCCTGGCGATTACTCAAAGATTGCCGACGCTCTTGGCAATGCGGATGCTGGCGATACCATCTTGGTAAAGCGTGGCACCTACAACGAAAACATTACCTTGGTGATGGATGTGGTCTTGAAAGGTGAGGATCCTCTCACGACTATCATCGATGGTGGCCGAAACGGTCCGACCGTCATGGGTACTTCGGGTGCCGAGATGTCGCACTTCACTATCAGGAACGGTCTCGAAGGTATCCTTTGCGAAAACGCAGCCCCCTATATCCACCACTGCTACGTGCTGGATAACAAGGCCACGGGTATCGGTGCGTTCATCTCGCTTCCTCACCTCCGCAATAACGTGGTGTACGGCAACCGCTGGTCCGGCATCCTTGCTTGGGGTGCTAAGGCGCTGGATGCATCCATCGAACAGAACGTGGTGCTCCGCAATGGCTACTCCGGCCTTGCATTGAAGGGCCCCACCAACGTCATCGCCACCAACAACATCTTCATGGAAAACCACTACTACGGTGTGTTTGCCGACCCTGCTGCTGGTCAGACCAAGGTGGAGTACAACAACATCTACAAGAACTACTACCCCTTCAACCAGTTCATCAAGGTGAACCGTACCAACGTTTCCCTTGATCCGAAGTTCATCAACCACTCTCTTTCGAAGCCGAACTTCTACTGCCAGTCCACCTCGCCGATGCTCAAGCGTGGAAAGGGTAAGTTGGATATCGGCCTTACTGCTACTGAGATTGAGAAAGAAGAAGAGGAAGTAGAAGAGACCCGTAACCCGGACTCCGATGCCGACGGCATGTGCGATCCTTGGGTCTCCGAAGAAGGTCTTGCAGACAAATACGCATCGGTCTGTACCGGTGTAGACAACTGTCCCGAAGAAGCTGAAGACTTCGACGGTTACCAGGATGACGATGGCTGCCCGGATGCCGACAACGACCGCGACGGTATTTGCGATCCTTGGGTAGAAGCCAAGGCTATGCAGGCCAACTTCGCTCACGTTTGTAAGGGCGTTGACCTGTGCCCCGAACAGCCCGAAACCATCAACGATTACAAGGACGACGACGGATGCCCGGACGAAGTGCCGCAGCCGCCCAAGAAGGTCTTTGTGCTTGAAGGTGTGAACTTTGAATCCGGTAAGGCAACCATCACTCAGGATTCCTACATCTCTCTGATGAAGGTGGTGGACATCATGGAAACCTTCACCGAAGCTACGTTTGAAATCGTAGGCCATACGGATAACCAGGGTAACAAGGCCAAGAACAAGCAGCTCTCTGCCGACCGCGCCGAAGCTGTGAAGAACTTCCTTGTAGAAAAGGGTATTTCCGAAAGCCGTATTACAACATCCGGTATGGGTGATACCAAGCCGGTGGCCTCCAACAAAACCCCCGAAGGGCGTGCGCAGAACCGTCGTATCGAATTCAAGCGCACGGATATCAAGTAAAGGAGTAGATGATGATGCGTACTAGTTTCATCAAAACGTCAGTCCTCGGACTAACAGTAGCTGCCAGCGCGCTTTACGCTGAAGCAGTCTACTCCCCGCACAAATACCAGCAGAACGACTGGTTCGGTGAATTTGGTAGTAACAACACTGCTATGTATGTGAACCCCGCTGGAATTTCCATGACGGACCAGCTGGAAGTAAGTGCCGCTTTCTTCAGTTCTATCAGTGGTGAAGCCAGCCAGGAATATGTGAGCTTGGCTTTCCCTATGGATTACAAGCACACCATCGGATTCTCCTTCTTCGAGAACGGTGCTTCTATCGATGGCGGCAAGTCCTACGATGAATTCGCCTTCTTGCTGGGCTATGCCTATAACCTGATGCACTGCGTGGCCGTGGGTCTCGACATCTCTGTGCTTTACATCAACCAGTTCGATGAAGTGAAGCACGTGACCTTCGGTGCCGACGTGGGCGTGAGCTGGAACCCGCTTTCCTCCTCCAAGTATGGTGACTTATTTGTGGGTGTTGCTTTGCAGAACGCTCTGCAGCCTGCAGTAAGCACCGCCGAAAAGGATGCACCCACGGTGGTCCTCTTTACGGAGAGCGAAGCGTACAAGATTCCTGCTAACCTGAACTTCTCCTTGTTCTACCGCGGACTTAACCGCGCTCTCGAGGCCAAGGCCGAACTTTCTGTTATCGACGTGATGCACGACGATGAAGAAGGTGGTGAGGGCATGAACTTGGAAGAAAGCTTCACCTTGACCTACTATCTGTCCCCGCACCTTGGTGTTCGTCTTCGTTTCACGAAGGAAGGTTACCCGGTTGTCGGCGCTACGGTTAACGTGAAGGACGTAAGCTTCTTCCGCTACCTGCAGCTTGACCTGGAAATGTCTCACGACGACCTCTACGCCAAGAAGAACCGTGGCTTTATCTGGGCTGTGAAGCTCACCACCCGCTTCGGTGACACTCGTGAAGAGAAGATTGGCGAAGAACGGTATCGTCGTTTGAAGATCGAACCTGAAAACGATTACCGCGCTGCTATGCGTCTGTACTTGAACCGTCAGTTCCTCGAAGCCGCATACGCTTTCGGTAAGGTTCAGACCAAGTATCCCGCATTCCACTTGGTGGACCAGGCCGCGTTCTATAAGGCAAAGTCCTTTGAAAACCTCCGCATGCACAAGGCTGCCCGTGCCGTTTACGAAGACGCTATCAAGCGCTATCCCAGAACGGAACAGAACGCCAAGTACCACTTCCAGTTGATGAACATCGACTATAAGGAAGGCAAGTACACCGACGCTATGGCCAAGTACCAGAACATTGTTCAGGTGTTCGGCAAGAGCGACGTGAAGGCGGACGCCGACTATATCG
Protein-coding regions in this window:
- a CDS encoding tyrosine--tRNA ligase, which gives rise to MQFRPVKEQLEILMRGVIDVVPQEELEKKLQKSYDTGVPLRIKMGVDPTAPDVHFGHTVVMRKLRQFQDLGHTVVLIVGDYTAQIGDPSGRNKARPRLTHEQVLENAKEYQEQFFKVVRRDQVEIHYNGEWFSKLPFSKVTELMGQFTVAQMLEREDFHNRYTANTPISLHEFMYPMMQGYDSVAIKSDVELGGTDQKFNVLRGRDLQIFEGMEPQIGLFMPILLGTDGKVKMSKSIGNYVGLNEPADVMYHKIYSLADSIVENWFELLTNIPLAEIKQMMADIAAGKMNPNDAKHRLAIDIVTQYYGAEAAGAAAAKEREIHSGNAIPSDAAECSVAAGTYGALDLLVEIKAFASKGEARRMVQNGGIKIDGEKLADPQSQIEIKGADQLVVQVGKRKFYKVNF
- the mqnB gene encoding futalosine hydrolase, with the translated sequence MAKTLIVFASKQEFQFFFKNISSVVASSTPAMVNPSVDVAIAGVGIVDFSANLARFLSLKKYDRAFLLGICGAYPKSGLQVGCVVRIDTEVVADMGAQSREGHFIPWGTLVSKETRYSGASIRDLPLCLLDAPGVAGGTVNCCTGTQYLGNRRETLFQIQVENMEGAAFFAVCKNFGVPGYQFRAVSNMASDRDESSWDIPRALSALKQSVLDQLF
- a CDS encoding 1,4-dihydroxy-6-naphthoate synthase; the protein is MRLSLGISTCPNDTFIYENLIAGLKDSPFEWDVHYADVQTLNEMVMAGKLDVAKVSAQIYPQVRENYRGLGCGGAIGYGCGPLLLSSKGDEFDPNGETTLPGKNTTAALLFKFWYQKNFGGAPRLRYAFFDEVYRGLLAGSVAQGVTIHEHRFTWKRDGLYLLQDLGAYWEQETGTPIPLGIAVARKDFSNEVIEGVESEIRKSLKMAWTRAEMVTPFIQEKAQIEEKNVIESHIKMFVNDFSEAIGEKGKAALERLWMLSSC
- a CDS encoding OmpA family protein encodes the protein MEKRSSMTLKKLVLVTAGAMLLSGTAMAKNINVPGDYSKIADALGNADAGDTILVKRGTYNENITLVMDVVLKGEDPLTTIIDGGRNGPTVMGTSGAEMSHFTIRNGLEGILCENAAPYIHHCYVLDNKATGIGAFISLPHLRNNVVYGNRWSGILAWGAKALDASIEQNVVLRNGYSGLALKGPTNVIATNNIFMENHYYGVFADPAAGQTKVEYNNIYKNYYPFNQFIKVNRTNVSLDPKFINHSLSKPNFYCQSTSPMLKRGKGKLDIGLTATEIEKEEEEVEETRNPDSDADGMCDPWVSEEGLADKYASVCTGVDNCPEEAEDFDGYQDDDGCPDADNDRDGICDPWVEAKAMQANFAHVCKGVDLCPEQPETINDYKDDDGCPDEVPQPPKKVFVLEGVNFESGKATITQDSYISLMKVVDIMETFTEATFEIVGHTDNQGNKAKNKQLSADRAEAVKNFLVEKGISESRITTSGMGDTKPVASNKTPEGRAQNRRIEFKRTDIK
- a CDS encoding tetratricopeptide repeat protein, encoding MMRTSFIKTSVLGLTVAASALYAEAVYSPHKYQQNDWFGEFGSNNTAMYVNPAGISMTDQLEVSAAFFSSISGEASQEYVSLAFPMDYKHTIGFSFFENGASIDGGKSYDEFAFLLGYAYNLMHCVAVGLDISVLYINQFDEVKHVTFGADVGVSWNPLSSSKYGDLFVGVALQNALQPAVSTAEKDAPTVVLFTESEAYKIPANLNFSLFYRGLNRALEAKAELSVIDVMHDDEEGGEGMNLEESFTLTYYLSPHLGVRLRFTKEGYPVVGATVNVKDVSFFRYLQLDLEMSHDDLYAKKNRGFIWAVKLTTRFGDTREEKIGEERYRRLKIEPENDYRAAMRLYLNRQFLEAAYAFGKVQTKYPAFHLVDQAAFYKAKSFENLRMHKAARAVYEDAIKRYPRTEQNAKYHFQLMNIDYKEGKYTDAMAKYQNIVQVFGKSDVKADADYIAGQIKFEQGLYQESVDLLAAILPGNANYFYARYTMGIAYSRMGKWEEAENCFRDITEQPVSNQSERDLQDAAKVKLGHIYFSGEKPDVAAAAQMYGQVEPGSPVYDEAMLGIAWSFLKVNKPDEALKPANWIISNLPESFLVSEAYLVQGYCYFIKKDYDKAVKSLEQAEKRTEQPVVSVAARDSARQAYEAMQNDFDSVQVKALDLARQLPTPRVESKREALKPDFDKANKAIEDYAEFTQRSIQSDRFESNRKRILDDAGFTLATVKTKMAGGAGGSGAAQELEELDDLE